One Cucumis sativus cultivar 9930 chromosome 1, Cucumber_9930_V3, whole genome shotgun sequence DNA segment encodes these proteins:
- the LOC101208129 gene encoding protein kinase PINOID, with the protein MLQHLPPESDALNSNSSQNSMSSESCSSFSRLSFDAAIDLPTSRSSPASLHLKPHRSSDFAYSAIRRRKSKLTFRDFRLLRRIGAGDIGTVYLCQLRNLSKGCCYEDEDDEDDDVDDEDDDDDDVSCLYAMKVVDKDALELKKKVQRAEMERKILKMLDHPFLPTLYAEFEASHFSCIVMEFCSGGDLHSLRHKQPRKRFSLTSARFYAAEVLVALEYLHMLGIIYRDLKPENVLVRSDGHIMLSDFDLSLCSDATPAVESPNSSPNTAFHESTAYPKTNVAVSAASAAPFSCLYNRLFRSRKVQTLSPNWLFVAEPVSARSCSFVGTHEYVSPEVAAGGSHGNAVDWWAFGIFLYELIYGRTPFAASSNETTLRSIIKKPLTFPTAVPSGALEHHARDLISGLLNKDPTRRLGSKRGSADIKKHPFFKGLNFALIRSLTPPEIPGVRRRKATPAPVAKTKDQKSGQSTGFDYF; encoded by the exons ATGTTACAACACCTTCCCCCAGAATCAGACGCTCTTAATTCCAATTCCAGCCAAAATTCTATGAGCAGCGAGAGTTGTAGTAGCTTCAGTCGTCTTTCATTTGATGCAGCCATTGATTTACCCACTTCCCGATCTTCACCCGCCAGTCTCCATTTAAAGCCACATCGTTCATCTGATTTCGCTTACTCCGCTATTCGTCGTCGCAAATCTAAACTCACGTTTCGTGATTTTCGACTTCTCCGTCGGATTGGTGCTGGAGACATTGGTACTGTTTATTTGTGTCAGTTGAGGAACTTGAGTAAAGGGTGTTGTTACGAAGacgaagatgatgaagatgacgACGTCGACGACgaggatgatgatgatgatgatgtttCGTGTTTGTATGCGATGAAAGTTGTGGATAAAGACGCGTtggaattgaagaagaaagttcAGAGAGCggaaatggaaaggaaaatattGAAGATGCTTGATCATCCGTTTTTGCCTACACTTTACGCTGAGTTTGAAGCTTCTCATTTCTCTTGTATTGTTATGGAGTTTTGTTCTGGTGGGGATTTGCATTCTCTCCGCCATAAACAGCCACGGAAACGCTTCTCTCTCACCTCCGCTAG GTTTTATGCAGCGGAAGTTCTTGTTGCTTTAGAGTACCTTCATATGCTTGGAATCATTTACAGAGACCTTAAACCGGAGAATGTACTCGTCCGATCAGACGGTCACATTATGTTATCGGATTTTGATTTATCTCTCTGTTCCGACGCCACCCCTGCCGTTGAATCACCCAACTCTTCCCCCAACACGGCATTTCACGAATCAACGGCGTACCCCAAAACCAACGTTGCCGTTTCCGCCGCCTCCGCAGCTCCTTTTTCCTGCCTATACAACCGACTTTTCCGGTCGAGGAAGGTCCAAACTCTGTCTCCCAACTGGCTCTTCGTCGCTGAGCCCGTTTCCGCTAGGTCCTGCTCCTTCGTAGGTACTCACGAGTACGTCTCGCCGGAAGTTGCCGCCGGCGGATCTCACGGTAACGCCGTGGACTGGTGGGCCTTTGGAATATTTCTCTACGAGTTGATCTACGGCCGGACGCCGTTTGCGGCTTCGTCGAACGAGACGACGTTAAGAAGCATTATAAAGAAACCGTTGACGTTTCCCACAGCCGTGCCGTCTGGCGCGCTTGAACACCACGCGCGGGACCTCATATCCGGTTTACTGAACAAGGACCCGACCCGGAGACTGGGGTCGAAACGCGGGTCCGCCGACATCAAGAAGCATCCATTCTTCAAAGGCCTCAACTTTGCGTTAATTCGATCCCTCACTCCTCCGGAAATCCCCGGGGTGCGACGGCGGAAGGCGACCCCAGCTCCGGTGGCGAAAACTAAGGATCAGAAGTCCGGTCAGTCGACCGGGTTCGATTATTTCTGA